DNA sequence from the Sardina pilchardus chromosome 23, fSarPil1.1, whole genome shotgun sequence genome:
GCTCACTATATGCGAAggtactgccatctgctggcctAGATCAACCTTCATTTCCCACCCCGCTCCATTAACCAAAGAGCCGTTTTTACACCTGGCCTTCGTGGAACGCTGTTGACCCCCCTGACGTACAAAGTTAATTTGCTTAACATCCTTACTTGCTGCTAATGAATTAACTTCTCTCCGCTTATCCTCAATTGCTGCTGCTAAGCATTTCAGTACTTGGTCGTGACGCCATGTATAGCGCCCCTGGGTGAGGCTTACCTTGCACCCTGATAGGATATGGTGGAGGCTGCCCACACACGAACAAAGTGTACATTTATCATCCTCACCAAACCATTGACTTAAGTTCTTGGGAGATGGGAGCACATCATATGTAGCACCTAACATAAATCTAATCCTGCCAGCATCCATGCCCCATAGATCTTTCCATTTAATCTGCTTTTTTTCCACCCCTTCCCAGTTTACCCACTGCCCTTGTCTTGCCTGTGATACTGCCTTGGTACATCTAACAGTCTCCTCCTGCCTATGCATTTCCTCCACAAccattttcctcctttctcctgcagAAGCCTTGCTCCACAAAGGTTTACTTATGTCTAAACCTAGACCCCCCCGCCCATGCTGCACATGACCCATTATGTCTCTATGCCTCAATGCTGATTGAGCTTGCTTAACTGCCTGCTCTGGGTTCCACTTCCTCCCTGCCTTAACTGTAGGTGCAACTTTCCTCACCACTGGGTCCTTAGACTGAGTAAGAGTCATTTCCAATCTAGCCTTAGCACACTTAAATTCTTCTGTCAGACTAGATATTGGCAACTCTACAATGCCCTTCCCGTACAAGGCTACACTGCTTAAGCAGCGAGGCACTCCAAGCCATTTTCTCACAAAGGAATTGATCATTTTTTCTAACCTTTCAACCTTTGACAGAGGAACTTCATAGACTGTCAATGGCCACATTAGCCGGGGCAATAAGCCAAACTGCAAGCACCACAACTTAAGCTTACCTGGTAGTCCTGACTTGTCAATTTTTGTAATACCTTGCCTAGTGACCTGTCTTAATTCTTCAACCTGTACCTTATCATTAAGGCTTGCATCATACCATCTTCCCAAACTCTTCACTGGCTTATCCATAACTGTGGGCATCACCTCCTTATCAATAACAAACTTCTTATCTACTACCTTCCCTTTGACAATTGAGAGACTCCTAGACTTACTAGGCTTCACCTTCATTCTAGCCCACTGCAGATTGCTATTTAGCTTATCCAATAACCTGTTGGTGCATGGGACGGTAGACGTCATAGTTGTCATGTCGTCCATGAAAGCCCTAACTGGGGGGAGGCGTAGCCCTCCCTGCAATCTCTCCCCACCCACTACCCATTTTGATGCCCTAATAATGACCTCCATTGCCATTGTAAAAGCAAGTGGGGAGATGGTACATCCCGCCATAATCCCTATCTCAAGCTGCTGCCACCCTGTGGTGTACTCCGAAGTAGtaaaacatagttgaatatcCAAAAAGTATGCTTTCACTAGGCTTTTAATGCTACCTGGAATTCTAAAGTAGTCAAAGGCCTCCCACAACAGACTATGCGGTACTGATCCAAAAGCATTAGCCAAATCCAAGAACACAACATGCAGGTCTCTCCTCTCACGCTTCGCTAACTGAATTTGGTGCCAAATCATGCTGGTATGCTCTAAGCACCCGGAGAAGCCAGGGATTCCAGCCTTTTGCACCGAGGTATCAATTGGCTTATTCCTTTCAAGATAACTTGTCAGCCTCCGTGCCACAAAACTAAAGAAAACCTTCCCTTCAACATTCAGTAAGCTAATTGGTCTAAATTGATTAATCTCCACTGCATCCTTTTCTTTAGGAATAAATATTCCCCCAGCCCTACGCCAAGCCTTAGGAATACACTGTTTTTTTCCAAACTACTTTCATTAACTGCCACAGAAATCTCAAAACACCTGGTGCACTCTTATACAGTCGGTAGGGCACCCCATTAGGTCCCGGGGCCGAAGAGGCCCTTGCATGCTTAATCACTTCTTGCACCTCCTTCCACCTTGGTGGACTGTCATCACACTGGCTACTTACATCACCAATAGGCGGGATATCAGCGGGAAGCACCATCTCTCTGAACCTCTCCCCGTCTTTGTACACGCTATAGATAATGTCTCCCATTTTCTCTAATTTACTTTCAGCTGTCCCCTTAAGCTGCCCCAGGATGCTGACAAGATCACTATTAACATCCTCCCATAGTCTACCATCTGCTGCACCTGGCCACCTAACCCCAAGTCTATGACCATTAATCTTCTCCCTCCTTGGCTGCCTGGTCACTCTTTCTGCCTCAGTGCTCAAACCTTCCTCAACAACAGGGGTGCTGATGTCCTGCGAACTGTGGATTACTTCCTGTCGCTGAACTTGAACCGACTGACTTGATACACTTCTCAAGAAGTAACTATCAATGCGGGGACCCTGCGTTCCCTCTACCAAGCACTTCTTTTTCCCTTGATGGATTTTCAGGCCCTTTAGACTTGTAACCTtctgccacccacacacacacacctgcaacttCTTATCAACTTTCTCTGAACTAGCGGCTTCCACAGACATGCTTTCCTTACTCGTAATCAAATTCGTTCCAGGGTCAGTAACCAAATCCAACACAGGTGAGTCATCTGCCGCCCCCACTCTCGCTGACTCTAGGGGTATTTTCATTATGTCGTACTGTAGCTTAGTAGGGTGTAGCTCATAGCTTATAAATAGATAATatgtaaatagatagatagatagatagatagattctttattgatccccaatgggATATTCAAGAAAATTCAAATTATATATGGGCATGAGTTTGATGACTTACCACAACACTCAAATGTACACCATCATCAGTTCTGGAGCATTGCAGGAACTTCTTAGTGCCCGTAAAGTTCAACACAACCGGAATTCCTTTATCTGAGCTGTCTATTGACTCGTAGTAGTAAATGGTTATATTTTCTGAGAGGGTAAAGCAAATTATGGATATGAAATTATTTTAAATATCCAACATATGGTTATCAAAACATTCAACAAATCCCAAAAGTAAATATTTGGTACAaaccttttcttctcttcaaaATAGCCTTGTTTGTTTGGTGACTTAGAAACCCTTGATGTAAGCTCCGGATGGCCTTGTTATTGActtcgttgtttttttttaaatcacaggGTTTTACTAAAAAGAAAGTGCACACAAACCACTTGTCACTCCAAATGCAACAAGTTTTAGCTATTTAACATTTTTCACAAAGGGCCTGAAGCAGAGAATAAAAACAGTCTCACCAGCTTCAACCCGGGCAGCCTTGGACATCACTACTACACAGGCCTGGCAGCTCTCGCCATGTCCACACCCCCGACCCAACACCATCTCCACGCAGGGGCCCAACAGCTCCACCAGCAGACCAACCTCCAGCTCATCCTGGTCACAGCCATCGCTCTCTCCCTGCAAGTCTGGCTCCACGGCCATGTCCATGGAGAAGGTCAGGACTGTGTCCTCCTTAAAGACAGACCAGAAGTCTCCTGTTTTCTCAGGAGCTTTCTTAGGATGCTCCACCCCAGCATGGTGGATTCTCTGATGGCAAGAAGGAATTCAACATCAACTCTAGTCAACTCTCACA
Encoded proteins:
- the LOC134071176 gene encoding uncharacterized protein LOC134071176; the encoded protein is MELQTPVSGGVGILHRVRDGKHHYEVDTVFNENREFFTRQGDQLLKINDLDMQDLTPREFAELLSSGNPMLRIHHAGVEHPKKAPEKTGDFWSVFKEDTVLTFSMDMAVEPDLQGESDGCDQDELEVGLLVELLGPCVEMVLGRGCGHGESCQACVVVMSKAARVEAVKPCDLKKNNEVNNKAIRSLHQGFLSHQTNKAILKRRKENITIYYYESIDSSDKGIPVVLNFTGTKKFLQCSRTDDGVHLSVVECKTDLEFICKGDNEMAFVFFMIANTSEEHTFESANCEGMFVKATSEHTVDAAEKVEPMDSLYFLIMNV